Proteins found in one Campylobacter concisus genomic segment:
- a CDS encoding AAA family ATPase, which translates to MKYLLDFLNQDLKKSKIYELIKCGDEEGEILKYLSKAYVQGTANMSVFELLGAVFGTQNDKQLLYLKFIKNLLDSGWIVQNYSLFKIPESTQRASAQGLLSLLHSEISLSATFLKILEDGNADINLPELTPYEDHLEYLKDQFLKVELYSKAAIFGDGSSDAKKRINEQISELTKRINERVKLSKISLKIEQIFKENSLDEKEQIIFLALLKEEYAGDFENGRDLNTLVELISKDELERIKNSALLEEGSRLIEGALIDYDEVLNAYGNVSKSFFINEEILQSIMHPKNDKNSKKIKIESLVKEQEIFELIEPVTSLEDVVLNEKTKQLLSTILKQVDKKVLARLSSWGIKTRKNIDAKIIFYGEPGTGKTMSAVGLAKSLKKQILSFDCSKILSKYVGESEQNVRKIFDTYKEICKKSGSEPVLLLNEADQFLSTRVESSSGAEKMHNQMQNIFLEQIERFEGVLIATTNFLQSLDVAFSRRFDYKIEFKKPDFNGRLAIWRKILPENASFEDGFSVERLAEFNLSGAQIVLALKNTALKVAIKDDGIFTFEDFKTTIERELNSSFGEDKKMGFGSYDNC; encoded by the coding sequence GTGAAATACTTGCTTGATTTTTTAAACCAGGACCTCAAAAAAAGCAAAATTTATGAGCTGATAAAGTGCGGCGACGAAGAGGGAGAAATTTTAAAATATCTAAGTAAGGCTTATGTGCAAGGAACGGCTAATATGAGCGTTTTTGAGCTACTTGGAGCAGTCTTTGGCACACAAAATGATAAGCAGCTTTTGTATCTTAAATTTATAAAAAATTTGCTTGATAGCGGTTGGATTGTACAAAATTATAGTCTTTTTAAAATACCTGAGAGCACGCAAAGGGCTTCAGCTCAAGGGCTGCTTTCGTTGCTTCATTCTGAAATTTCTCTATCAGCCACATTTTTAAAAATTCTTGAAGATGGCAACGCTGATATAAATTTACCAGAGCTTACGCCATATGAAGATCATTTGGAGTATTTAAAAGATCAGTTTTTAAAGGTGGAGCTTTACTCAAAGGCTGCTATTTTTGGCGATGGCTCAAGTGATGCCAAAAAGCGCATAAATGAACAAATTTCTGAGCTAACAAAGCGAATCAACGAGCGCGTAAAACTAAGCAAGATCAGCCTAAAGATAGAGCAAATTTTTAAAGAAAACTCGCTCGATGAAAAAGAGCAGATTATATTTTTAGCCCTTTTAAAAGAGGAATATGCGGGAGATTTTGAAAATGGCCGCGATCTAAACACGCTAGTTGAGCTAATAAGCAAAGACGAGCTTGAACGCATCAAAAATAGTGCTCTTTTAGAGGAGGGCTCAAGGCTCATCGAAGGCGCGCTAATCGACTACGACGAGGTCTTAAACGCTTATGGCAACGTTAGCAAGAGCTTTTTTATAAATGAAGAAATTTTGCAAAGCATAATGCACCCAAAAAATGACAAAAATAGCAAAAAAATCAAGATCGAAAGCCTGGTAAAAGAGCAAGAAATTTTTGAGCTAATAGAGCCAGTAACCAGCCTAGAAGACGTCGTGCTAAATGAGAAGACAAAGCAGCTTTTAAGTACGATACTAAAGCAAGTCGATAAAAAAGTGCTTGCTAGACTTAGTAGCTGGGGCATAAAAACTAGAAAAAACATAGACGCCAAGATCATCTTTTACGGCGAGCCTGGCACTGGTAAGACTATGAGCGCCGTTGGGCTTGCCAAGAGCCTAAAGAAGCAAATTCTAAGCTTTGATTGCTCAAAAATTTTAAGCAAATATGTCGGCGAGAGCGAGCAAAATGTAAGGAAAATTTTTGATACTTATAAAGAAATTTGCAAAAAAAGTGGTAGTGAGCCGGTACTCTTACTAAATGAAGCCGATCAGTTTTTAAGCACAAGAGTAGAGAGTTCAAGCGGGGCTGAAAAGATGCATAATCAAATGCAAAATATCTTCTTAGAGCAGATCGAGCGTTTTGAGGGCGTGCTGATCGCTACGACAAATTTCTTACAAAGCCTTGATGTCGCATTTTCTAGAAGGTTTGACTACAAGATCGAGTTTAAAAAGCCTGATTTTAACGGCAGACTTGCCATTTGGCGTAAAATTTTGCCTGAAAATGCGAGCTTTGAAGATGGCTTTAGCGTAGAAAGGCTGGCTGAGTTTAACCTAAGTGGTGCGCAGATCGTCCTTGCACTAAAAAATACCGCTTTAAAAGTAGCTATAAAAGATGATGGAATTTTTACCTTTGAGGACTTTAAAACCACGATAGAGCGCGAGCTAAACTCAAGTTTTGGTGAAGATAAAAAGATGGGATTTGGAAGTTATGATAATTGCTAG
- a CDS encoding AAA family ATPase: MKIEKITIEGYKSIKSLKDFELKNINILIGANGVGKSNFISVFKMVNYMLYKQLQEHTLDKGPDSFLYFGRKITNQISLKFEFGSNGYDVALVPTQNNQLLIQREHVRFLEYSYTIGENIFESNLSQAEAYARSRSVGKYSLDGIQKWKLYHFHDTGETSPIKGVCQANDNIIFKANAQNISAYLKRLKDDYLDYYEKIVSTIQDVAPFFGGFILRGSDYIQLEWYDKSDPDTPFKAHMLSDGTLRFICLATLLLQPFELMPDTIIIDEPELGLHPFAINILSALIKRVAERKQIIISSQSVELINYFTPEDIIVVDRKNKETVFERLKEEELGDWLQDYTMGEIWKSNLIGGRP; encoded by the coding sequence ATGAAAATTGAAAAAATTACTATAGAAGGCTATAAATCCATAAAATCATTAAAGGATTTTGAGTTAAAGAATATCAATATATTAATAGGTGCAAATGGAGTCGGTAAAAGTAATTTTATATCCGTTTTTAAAATGGTTAACTACATGTTATATAAACAGCTTCAAGAGCATACCTTAGATAAAGGTCCTGATAGCTTTTTATACTTCGGAAGAAAAATTACAAATCAAATATCACTAAAATTTGAATTCGGATCAAACGGTTATGACGTTGCATTAGTCCCAACACAGAATAACCAGCTACTAATACAACGAGAGCATGTTAGATTTCTCGAATACAGCTATACAATAGGAGAAAATATTTTTGAAAGCAATCTATCTCAAGCAGAAGCCTATGCACGATCAAGAAGTGTAGGCAAATACTCTTTGGATGGTATTCAAAAATGGAAACTCTATCATTTTCACGATACGGGAGAAACATCACCCATAAAGGGCGTATGCCAAGCTAACGACAATATAATATTTAAAGCAAATGCTCAAAACATTTCCGCATATTTAAAAAGATTAAAGGATGACTATTTAGATTACTATGAAAAAATAGTTTCGACTATACAAGATGTAGCGCCTTTCTTTGGTGGATTCATTCTTAGGGGCTCTGATTATATTCAACTTGAATGGTATGATAAATCAGATCCTGATACCCCATTTAAAGCTCATATGCTTTCAGACGGAACATTACGCTTTATATGTTTAGCCACTCTTTTATTACAGCCTTTTGAGCTAATGCCTGATACTATTATCATAGATGAACCTGAGCTAGGGCTTCATCCGTTTGCGATAAATATTCTAAGCGCACTCATTAAAAGAGTTGCCGAAAGAAAGCAAATAATTATCTCATCTCAGTCGGTAGAGCTTATAAACTATTTTACTCCAGAGGATATTATAGTAGTAGATAGAAAGAATAAAGAAACGGTCTTTGAGCGGTTAAAAGAGGAAGAGTTGGGCGATTGGCTACAAGACTATACGATGGGTGAAATTTGGAAAAGCAACTTAATAGGCGGTAGGCCATGA
- the folE gene encoding GTP cyclohydrolase I FolE, producing MQESFENSVKNMLTIIGEDPNREGLIKTPERVFKAFKFLTSGYDEDPKEVLGDALFTSSNNEMVLMRNIEFYSLCEHHLLPIIGRVHVAYIPNGKVVGLSKIPRMVNIYARRLQIQEQMTEQIAKALEDVIAPKGVGVVVEARHMCVEMRGVQKINSTTTTSALRGCFIKNADTRREFFSLINSPRETHF from the coding sequence ATGCAAGAGAGTTTTGAAAATTCGGTTAAAAACATGCTAACGATAATAGGCGAAGATCCAAATAGAGAAGGCCTTATAAAGACGCCTGAGCGTGTCTTTAAAGCATTTAAATTTCTAACTAGCGGATATGATGAAGATCCAAAAGAGGTTCTTGGTGACGCACTTTTTACTAGCTCAAATAACGAAATGGTTTTAATGCGAAACATCGAATTTTACAGTCTTTGTGAGCACCATTTACTACCTATTATCGGCCGTGTGCATGTGGCGTACATCCCAAATGGCAAGGTTGTTGGCCTTAGTAAAATTCCACGCATGGTAAATATCTACGCAAGACGCTTACAAATTCAAGAGCAAATGACTGAGCAGATCGCAAAGGCGCTTGAGGACGTAATCGCTCCAAAAGGTGTTGGAGTTGTCGTCGAGGCTAGACATATGTGCGTTGAGATGAGAGGTGTGCAAAAGATAAACTCAACCACCACGACCTCAGCACTTAGAGGCTGCTTTATCAAAAACGCAGACACAAGGCGAGAATTTTTCTCACTTATAAACTCTCCTAGGGAAACGCATTTTTGA
- the fliI gene encoding flagellar protein export ATPase FliI produces the protein MNLKLKEGVKLSNTFGIITKITATTIEITGLRPSIGDIVRIVAKDKSKNGLGMVTQIKTDGAYISPFGFVEGFRIGDFVYESDQGMSIPVGPNLLGRVVDPFMKPIDGKGAIDTTEYMPIMRAPIDAMKRGLINEPFSVGIKTIDGLLTCGKGQKLGIFAGSGVGKSTLMGMIVKNTLAPIKVVALIGERGREVPEFIEKNLGGDLEGTVIIVATSDDSSLMRKYGAFCAMSVAEYFKQQGNDVLFIMDSVTRFAMAQREIGLALGEPPTSKGYPPSSLTLLPQLMERAGKEEGKGSITAFFTVLVEGDDMSDPIADQSRSILDGHIVLSRELTDFGIYPPINIQNSASRVMGDVISKEHKLNAMKFKRLYSLLKENEVLLRIGAYQKGSDKELDLAISKKEFMENFLKQSSEEAFALEEVEELLDKINQ, from the coding sequence ATAAATTTAAAGCTTAAAGAGGGTGTGAAACTCTCAAACACATTTGGCATCATAACCAAAATCACAGCTACAACTATCGAAATCACTGGACTTCGCCCAAGCATCGGGGACATCGTGCGTATAGTTGCAAAAGATAAGAGTAAAAATGGTCTTGGCATGGTTACACAAATAAAGACAGATGGCGCTTATATCAGCCCATTTGGCTTTGTTGAGGGCTTTAGGATAGGCGACTTCGTCTATGAGAGCGATCAGGGCATGAGCATACCTGTGGGGCCAAATTTGCTTGGGCGCGTGGTCGATCCATTTATGAAGCCCATAGATGGTAAAGGCGCGATTGATACAACCGAGTACATGCCGATCATGAGAGCACCGATAGATGCGATGAAGAGAGGGCTTATAAACGAGCCTTTTAGCGTCGGCATAAAGACGATAGATGGACTGCTTACTTGTGGTAAAGGGCAAAAGCTGGGAATTTTTGCAGGCTCAGGCGTAGGCAAATCAACCCTCATGGGCATGATCGTAAAAAACACACTGGCACCAATAAAAGTAGTCGCACTAATAGGCGAGCGTGGTCGCGAGGTACCTGAATTTATAGAAAAAAACCTAGGCGGCGACCTGGAGGGCACCGTGATCATCGTAGCGACCAGTGATGACAGCTCGCTCATGCGAAAGTATGGCGCATTTTGTGCGATGAGCGTGGCTGAGTACTTCAAACAACAAGGAAATGACGTGCTTTTTATCATGGATAGCGTAACACGTTTTGCGATGGCACAGCGTGAGATCGGCCTTGCGCTTGGAGAGCCACCTACATCAAAAGGCTATCCACCAAGCTCACTCACGCTCTTACCACAGCTAATGGAGCGCGCCGGCAAAGAGGAGGGTAAGGGCAGTATCACGGCATTTTTCACCGTGCTAGTTGAAGGCGATGATATGAGCGATCCGATAGCTGACCAAAGCCGCTCTATCCTAGACGGCCACATCGTGCTAAGTCGTGAGCTAACGGACTTTGGCATATATCCACCTATCAATATCCAAAACTCGGCCTCGCGTGTCATGGGCGATGTGATCAGTAAAGAGCACAAGCTAAACGCGATGAAATTTAAGCGTCTTTACTCGCTTTTAAAAGAAAACGAAGTCTTGCTTCGTATCGGTGCTTATCAAAAGGGTAGCGACAAGGAGCTTGACCTTGCGATCTCAAAAAAAGAATTTATGGAAAATTTCTTAAAACAAAGCTCAGAAGAAGCCTTTGCGCTTGAAGAGGTCGAAGAGCTACTTGATAAGATCAATCAGTAA
- a CDS encoding DUF4276 family protein: protein MRTVYIVCEGQTEEKFIKDVFIPHFNFEQKDIYITPFCSKTSICNNKVHKGGGLSYSKIKQEVLNLLRRQDNPYVTTMFDYYALDTNFPGHNQLNAIPDIYKKVKHLEEKFKDDINSIFSNNRFFPYIQPHEFESLLFSDINEIVKADPDWNQRATLISSLSAIVNQCPNPEEINNSYNTSPSHRLSKILNSPKYRKVLHGATIAKNIGIENIRQKCKHFDEWCNNKNLFP, encoded by the coding sequence ATGAGAACAGTATATATAGTATGCGAAGGTCAAACCGAAGAGAAATTTATAAAGGACGTATTTATTCCACATTTTAACTTCGAGCAAAAGGATATTTATATTACGCCGTTTTGTTCAAAAACCTCCATATGCAACAATAAAGTACATAAAGGAGGCGGTTTGTCTTATAGTAAAATCAAGCAAGAAGTTCTTAATCTTTTAAGAAGACAAGATAACCCGTATGTAACCACTATGTTTGACTACTATGCTCTTGATACAAATTTCCCTGGCCACAATCAACTAAACGCAATCCCGGATATATATAAAAAAGTTAAACATTTGGAGGAAAAATTTAAAGACGATATAAATTCAATTTTTTCTAATAATAGATTTTTCCCGTATATACAACCGCATGAATTTGAAAGCTTACTTTTTAGTGATATAAACGAAATAGTAAAAGCAGATCCCGACTGGAATCAAAGAGCAACTCTAATAAGCTCTTTATCAGCAATAGTTAATCAGTGTCCAAACCCAGAAGAAATTAACAATTCTTATAATACCAGTCCATCTCATAGATTGTCCAAAATTCTAAATTCACCAAAATACAGAAAAGTATTACATGGAGCCACCATAGCTAAAAATATCGGCATAGAAAATATTAGGCAAAAATGTAAACATTTTGATGAATGGTGCAATAATAAAAATTTATTTCCATAG